From the Odocoileus virginianus isolate 20LAN1187 ecotype Illinois chromosome 20, Ovbor_1.2, whole genome shotgun sequence genome, the window CTCCATACTTGAATAGGAAGGGTGACTCATGCCCTATAAGTCTGGCACATCAAATAAGCAGTATATGTgtataaaaagagggaaaacagaCTCCCTCGCACACTGTTGGAACTAAAGCTTTTCCAGCAGCCCACACAATGCAGCAGAGCTCCAGGGGCTTACCTACAGGGGTACTAACAAAAGGCAGCCGTTTCAAGTGCAAGGATTCCTTTTCCTGCAGCCTTTCTGGTGGATGGAATCAGCAGTGTGAAAGGCAAACAGAAGGCAGCTGCTGAAATGTGACTCGGTCCTTGGGAATCCGGAACCACCTCCCGTCCTTGACACTTTCTCAGGGCTGCCCCTCTTCCgtaaacattgtgtgtgtgtgtttggtgttATAGGAGCCAGTGTCCTTCAAGGACGTGGCCGTGGTCTTCACCGAGGAGGAGCTGGGGCTGCTGGACTCGGCTCAGAGGAAGCTGTACCAGGAAGTGATGCTGGAGAACTTCCGGAACCTGCTCTTAGTGGGTGAGCACAGCGCCTTGGGGACTCAGTATCAGCCTCCTGCGAGACCTTTGTGGGCAGTCATTTGAAGCTCTGGAACTCCTAAAATCGTCCTCTCAGCTTAGGTAGCTACAAGTCCTAGTATTCCCAGAGACAGAGACAGTGTGTTCCTGTCCAGGAAAAAAATATGTCCCTTGAACTATTAATATGAATGGGGAGCTTGTGGTCCTGCCCCATGAAGTCGAGTTGCTGTAGCTTTTCTGAGTACAGTCCAGTAACTGTAGCTGTGGTTTTTCAGAGGTATTTTGGTTTTTCTGCTTTAGTGACATATCTGTcttcaaacatacagaaagttTGTAAAAGTATAGAACAAGAATACCCCTATCGCTTTTacctatggctcagtggtaaagtatccgcctgtaatggaggagacacaggtgattaagttcgatccctgagttgggaagatcccctggaggaggaaatggcaacccactcttgtattcttgcctgaaaaatcccatggacagaggagcctggcaggctacagtccatggatcacaaagagtcagacatgactgagcgcagcACACACACCTAGAGTAATATTTCACCCCATTTACTTTATCATTTATGTGAATGCTGTTTTCTCATATGCATAATTTTTCTCTGAACCATTTGAGGGTAATTTGCACATGACACGGCCCTAATATCCCTAAATGCTTCTGTGTGCAGGCCAAGTTCAAGAATCCCCAGGACTACACTCTGACACCAGTGGCAAGCTGGGGGATGCCCAGAGCCTCAAATAATTTGCTAGAGGACTCTGAGGACTCACTAAAAGCTGTTATACTCAAGGCTACACTGTTATATGGAAAGGTTACAGAATAGGCCTTGGATGCTAGGAATTGTCCTTGCCACTGTGGTGTCTTTGTTTCCTGGTCTCAGAGCTTAGAGCTAGGATTAGGGGTGTGTCTGGATGTGTACACctatattcatatacatacacatacatgcatatatataaatatctatacatatgaatatttattCAGTTTCATTCAAAGTAATAGAGGTGCTAATTCAGATTACACTGAAACGCCATTTTTCATTCATGAGGTTCGCAAaaattcaaaaacttttttttcggCTGTCTCATGAAGGTtatgggatcttcattccccaaccagggattgaacccaggccccaagcaccaagtcttaaccactggaccgctagggaagtcccccagaaTTCAGAAACTTAACACTATTTTGAGGGGGGGGCAAAGTTGTGGGGAATAAAGCACTTTCATGTTTTGACAGTGGGAATGCAACATGATACCTCCCCTATGGAGAAGAATTTGACAGTGCCTAACAGAACTATGGATTTACCTGTTCTCAACAACTCACTTGTAGGAATTTTCCCTGAAGACAATCAAGTACAAAAGAGCATTAATAGTATACCTGTTTGTGTAAAggtaaaaaagggaaaataagtaaatatatgtgAGCAACACAAGGATTAATCAGGAAATCATGAATTTAGTTTTTTGTCAATGGTGAGTTGTGATAGTGTAGAAGGGATGTTTGAGAGAGTCACTCTTGTCTGAATAATACCTTTTTGTCTAGTTTGGACTTTGGAAAATAtgttaggggacttccctggtggtccagtggttaagactccacctaccaatgcaaaaggtgcaggtttaatccctggttggggaattaagatcccacatgccttgcagccaaaaaaaacaaaacataaaacagaagcaatactgtaacaaattcaataaagacttttaaaaaatgatccacagcaaaaaagtcttttaagaaaatatttagttcaacacattctaaaaaataaataagaatgtgaAGGGATGGTCAtcgaaaagaaaaataaattgtgtttGAAAGGAATACCTTAACCACAGTGAACAGAGAAAGGATTCATGGAAGTAGCTAAGGAATACAGTCTATAACTCTATATACCTTTAGTTTTAGGTCTAGTGGGAGGAGGATGCGAGAATGAATTGCAATCCTCAACACTTCTTAGTGGATTTGTTTACTGCAGTGAACGGAATAAGCAACTCCGAGACTATTTTATGTGTACTGCAAGTGCCAAGGCAATTCACTGGAGAAAGTATTGTTTCAACAGATGGTGCTGAAACACTTAGGACTTCTGTATGCATGTATTTGCATGCCTCACACCTACAAAATGAAagattaactcaaagtggatgaAGGGCCTAATGTAAAATGTAGAAGTGTGGAACTTGTAGAtggaaacacaggagaaaattttCATGACATTaggttaggcaaagatttcttagatatgacaccaaaaacatgattcagaagataaaaaaaaccccaaaacaaaaatatgattcaggaggggaaaaaaccaaaaaaccacaaGTTAGACTTAGTCAAAATTGAATACTTTcgctcttctctccttttttacaGGAAATCAGCCCTTCAAACCAGAGCTTATATTCCAGCTGGAGAGAGAAGAGCTTTTGATgatggagacccagagaggtgggtGTTCAGGTGAGAACCATCCAGTAGTCGCCCAGCAGCCAGAGGACTCCCCCAGAACACGAGTCAGAAGGTGTCAGGCCCTGAGGTGTCGGTACCCTCACTGCTCTAGCTTCTCCTATTCTAGCTCATTCCTTCTGTCCCAGCTGCACTGGCCCAGTTGCCGCCCATCAGACCTGTCTCAGTGGTGCTTCTGCTTCAGGTTACTTGGCTTGCTTTGCTCTGTGCCTTAAATGAGTGAGTCGGTTAATACATGCCTGGTCTTCACTGTCTTCAGTGCTCCTCGAGGCAGCTAACAGGTGTAGAGTAAACCGTGTGATAGAGAGATGCTCCAGAGTATCGTTTGTCATCGGATGAACGCCTGTCCTGATTCTGTTTAGGTGTCCTTTAGTATTCATGGGTAGGTACTCATTATTCCTAAAAGGTTAAGAATAGCCAGGCAACTAAAAGAAATATCAGAAATGATCAGTGCTGAAGGATAATCTGCCCTCCCATGCAGCCATTTCAGATGAGACACTCTTGCATTAACTTCCTCGTTCAAATGCCCAGTTCTTTATCTTCTCATTCTGTTCTTACTTCTTACTCTCCCTTCCTCTAATATGTAGCAGTCTCTTGACCTAgctacagtttcttttttttttttaattttattcaatttatttaaattaaaaaatcagttcaCCTATTTCTCCCATCCCCAAACTGCAGCCTCTCGCAACCAACCATCTGTTTTCTGTTATCTGTGAGCTTGGTTGGTGTGTTTGTATGTTGGGGAGtggttttagattccacatataatagaGATCAAGCAGGATTTGTCTTTAAATACCTCCAAGGTCTACCtgtattgttgcaaatggcaaggtttcatttttatttatggctgaattttctttatccatttatccatcagtggacactaaGATTGTTCCTttatcttgactgttgtaaataattCTGCAGTGTACATGTACAGTgtacatttgttgtttagtcatgtctgattctttgcaaccctatgggctatatttttttaagttagtgttttctttttcttcagataaatacctagaagtagaattgctgaaccatatgataattctattttaattttctgaggaacctccataacaacttccatagtggctacattGACTTATATTCCCACCggcagtgtacaagggttcccaaaacccttttctctacatccttgccagcatttgtcaTCTCTTGTCTTAGAgccacggtccatagggtcacaaagagtcagacacgactgaagtgactgagcacacatgcacatctttttgataatagccattctaacagatgggAGTTGATAgctcactgtaattttgatttgtatttccctggtgattaatgttgttgagcatctttttatgaacctgttggccatctgtgtgtcttctttgggaaaatgactATTCGGGTCTTCtgcctacttttttttaattgaatagtttgttttttgctattgaattgtatgagttctcTATGTAGTTTGGATATTAAgcccttatcaaatatatgatttacaaatattttctcccattcagtaagttTGCCTTTGCATTTTActgttggtttcctttgctgtgcagaagcttcttAGTTCGATGTagtcccagttgtttatttttgcttttgttgcttttgatcatatgatttttatccttcattttgttaatattgGGTGTCATGTGTAGTGACTTGaagatgttgaaccatccttgcatccctagaatGAGACCCATGTGATTGTCTTGTACaatcttttaatgtgctgttgaattcagaatattttgttgaggatttttgcatcatgTTCACTGGGGGtactggcctataattttctttttgaagtagaACTTCCAAGCTGGACATTTATGTGAGTCCAAACATTTTAGTAATGTTTCTTGAGTCCTCAGACTCTGATGTCAAAAGCCATGGTCACAGTTGTGCAGCTGGGAATGCTCCTGGGTGGGAATGAGAGTCAACTGAAAATTTCAAAGCAAATTACTTCACTTCTATGATTTTTCTGTTCTTGTCTCAGTTCAGGTTCAAGGTCATACAGGCAACATACTCTTTAGAGAAAgtgtcagcaaactttttctctgaaggtccagatggtaaatattttaggttttgctgACCATGTTTGACCTCTGTCGGAGAGACCAAATGTTTTTTCTTACAccagtttaaaaaatgtaaaatctattCTTGTTCCTAGGCTATACAAAAACAGAGATAGGGCCATAGTGTGCTAGTCCCCCTGCCTGATAGTATCAGTAGGAATGTAATGTCATATTTTGAAGTACctttttatttagtatttccATATATTAACATGTTTATACCTTATATTCatgcaaaattttgaaaatatatattcttatttttaaagtactaatTTTTCACCTTCATGGTACCTTGGGGACATCCCTCCCAATCTGAGattataactcttttttttttccaaaaaatcattgccccCCCCAAAAATCATTGCTACATAATCCAATATGTGGCTATAGCATGCAGCATTTagctatatacatatgtatatatatacactcttttttttGGACTGTACTGggttttagttgtagcatgtgggatctagttccctcaccagggatggaacccaggccccctgcattgggagcatggagtcgtagccactggaccaccagggaactccattTCATCTTTAGGTGACAAAATGTTAGTGTAATAACTGTAAGCCTTGCTTTTGAGAAACCAAAGACGTCGCTAAGCATTCTTGTTTTTAAGTACTGAGATGAGTACTCATGGATGTGCGGTAGGCCCTGCAGCCAACGCATTGCCCCAGAGCCTGCTGCCACACAGTCGTCAGGGTcgccctttatttttttcctttttttaaaagttggagaTAGGGTGAGACTAAGAGTAAGATTTTGTGTGAGAAAAACTACACCATTTCAAaggttattttcaaaattaaaaagacacagtCCACAAGACTCTCGTgacctttgcttttctctctggcAAGTGATAACTGAGTGTAACCCTGCCTCTCATACAGCCTTTCAGCTGTGCAATAAAATTGCCATCACCAGCTTCTTTCCCATAAAAAGTAACCTACACATGCATGCCCTTTCAGTTCTGTGACTGAATGACTCAAGCTGTGATCTATTCATCATATGCTCATTGAGCAACTGCGGTTCACTGGGAGTGTAATAGGCAGTGAGGGTGAGACAGTGCGCACAGCAAAGTGCCCTTGCCTGTGTGCAATACACTCCAGTGTTTAGAGACAGGAAAGCACAAGCAGCTAAGGAAGAATTATTGCATTTGAAGGTAATACTCACATTATGAGAAAAAAtcccctttacttcttttttccctcactttggatactgaaagagaattaATGTTTTGCCAAGTATTAGGAGAGTGCGTGTTATTGCTTCAGCCCTGTTGGACCACTTGTTCTCTGGGAATAAGTATACTTCTCACTAGGATGTGAATGATATGCTGCCTGCTGATAACCTGAGCTTTAGTAACTAACAGACAAGCCACTTCCACCCAAACATGCCCATCTTCAGCTCTTCCAGTGCCTCAGATTCCTTAAACAATAAAGTGCTTTTCCAGCAAAATGACAAAGTCAGTGTTCATTGAGTTTTGCTTCTTAAGTTGCCTCAAAGGACCATGAAACTTGCCTGTGCAATTCTTTTTTGAATTAGATTGATTTACTTTTAAtggaaggatacttgctttacagtattgtgttggtttctgccaaacataaacatgaatcagtcataggtatacctatgtcccttccctcttgaccctcccttcccatcccactcctctaggttgttacagagtgagccctggtttgagtttcttgagtcatagagcaaattcccatctTGCCTGTACAATTCTGTCACAGTATTTCACCTTTCACCTGCCCCATGGCCCTTGCTaatcacaaaatatatttttaaaggagttaAAACTGATTATGGCTTACAGTGACATAGGAGAACTTATTATTCTCATGAAAATGAACTCATTAGAGTTAGGCCATACAAGACCTCAAGAATCGATTAAAGGTCTCTGTTTACCTTCATCTGCATAGCATTTAACACATGatcttcttaaaaacaaacaaacaaaaaccattaCCATGCCCAAGTGGCAGAGAAAAACGATAAATTACTATCAGGGCAAAACACATTTGTCCACTTGAAACTAAATTCTTTCCAGTTTGAGACTACCCCCGTCTGTTTTTTCCTTGGAATCTCCAGGCAGCCCATGATAATGTGTGCATGGTTTAACTAGGCCTTTTGACCCTCCATCAGAAACCATCTTTGATGTCCAGGTTGCATTGCATAGCCCTGATTTTGAGGCATATGTGTAGCTCGAATTCTGTGGATCCTACTTCTATTCCTGGTGTAGCCAAAGGTAAAGGATATTCTAAGTATTGTCAGAGGTAGTAACAAACTTTCCTCCAGTTTATTGAAGTTTCATGTCATGATCTAAGTGCAGAATCTTGAAATCTCTGAATAAAAGTATTCATTATGCACATGTCTAAAATCTCCTTATTCTTATAGGAACCAAGAGTCCACATAATATGGAAAGTATTCAAGAAGTGGGATTAAGCTGCTTTTCCCCCAAAGAGTTTTCCACCTGGCAGTCCTGGCAACAAGGTGCAGGCAAGTTAACCGGGTGTCAAGATTCCATGAGAAACTTCCAAGAGAATATTTCTCCATTGCAAAAACAAGGTGATTCCCCCTGCCAGGTTTGGGCAGGAATACCAATTCAGATTTCTGAAGATGAGAACTATGTCTTGACTCACACAGGAGATGGTTCCAATGACATAAAAAGTCAAGAATTTCCCTCTTGGCGAGCCCACCATTCTTGGAGGAAAATGTACCTTACAGAGTCACGTAATTATCAGTGTCAATGTCAGCAAGTTTCCATGGAAAATGGTTTCTGTAAACCTGACAGCATCAGTTGGATCTCACATCACAGTGACATTCTGGGTGtacacagaacagaaaaaaactcTAGCTGCCATGACTGTGGAGAAGATGTCATGAAGGTTTCATTGCTTAATCATATTCAAACAGGGCAAAAGCCCTATCCTGGTAATGAGTACAGAAAAGCCTTCAGCGATGAGTCCAGCTCTGAAGTTCATCAGCAATTAGACTTGGAAGGAAAGCCCCATACATACAGTCCGTGTGAAAAGGACTGTAGTTACAGGTCAGTTCTTCATATTCATCAGAGTGTTTGTGGAGGAGATCATTGTGTTTTTGAGAATTTACATCTACAGTCGCATCAGAAAGGACATGCAAAAGAGAAGCTGTTTAAATGTGAATACAGTGAGAGCATCAATCAGTGCTCCTTTCATAACACATATGAACTTATACCCAGAGGAGAGACATCTGATAGATGCAGCATGTATGAGAAAGGCTTCAGTCATAGCTTAAACCTTAGTAGTATTGTTAGGATCTACATCGAGGAGGAATCCCATGAATCTGAGAAGAATGGGAATGTCTTTAATGAGAATTCTTGTCTTCAAGCCCATCAGAAAATCCACACTGAAGAGAAACGATACACAGATGTTGAGTGTGAGAAGGGTTTCATTTGTAACTCAGATCTGAACATTCAACACAGAGTTCACATGGAAGAGATTCCCTATAATTCTGAGGCCAATGGCTTCAGTCTGGGCTCACATTTTCAAGACCTTCAGATAGTCCACACTAGAGAACAACCCTGTAAACATTACACATGTGGTAACAGCTTCAGCCAGAGTTCGTATCTTCAAGGCCACCAGAAAATTCACATTGGAGAAAAACCTTTCAAAGCATGTGGGAATGGCTTCAACTGGAATTCAAAACTTAAAGATCACCAGAGAGTCCATACTGGCGAGAAGCCGTACAAATGCAGTGCCTGTGGTAAAGGCTTCAGTCATAGATCCGTTCTAAATGTTCATCAGAGAatccacacaggagagaagcctTATAAGTGTGAGGAGTGTGATAAGGGTTTCAGTCGGAGTTCATACCTTCAAGCCCATCAGAGAGTCCACACGGGAGAAAAACCATACAaatgtgaggcatgtgggaaggGCTTCAGTCGTAATTCATACCTTCAAGGGCATCAGAGAGTCCACACTGGCGAGAAACCATACAAGTGCGAGGCGTGTGGGAAGGGCTTCAGTCGGAGTTCACACCTTCAAGGCCACCAAAGGGTCCACACGGGAGAAAAACCATTCAAGTGTGAAGAGTGTGGGAAGGGCTTCAGTTGGAGCTTTAATCTTCAAATTCATCAGAGGgttcacacaggagagaaaccctataaatGTGGAGAATGTGAGAAGGGCTTCAGCAAGGCCTCAACTCTTCTGGCCCATCAGAGAgtccacacaggagagaaaccctacCAGTGTGATGAGTGTGGTAAGAGCTTCAGTCAGAGGTCTTACCTTCAGAGCCATCAGAGTGTCCACACCGGAGAGAGACCATACATCTGTGAGGTTTGTGGGAAGGGCTTCAGTCAGAGAGCATATCTTCAAGGCCACCAGAGAGTCCACACCAGAGTGAAGCCGTATAAATGTGAGATGTGTGGGAAGGGCTTTAGTCAGAGCTCACGCCTTGAAGCACATCGGAGGGTCCACACCGGAGGGAAACCCTACAAATGTGCAGTGTGCACGAAGGGTTTCAGTGAGAGTTCCCGCCTCCAAGCCCATCAGAGGGTCCACACAGAAGGGAGGCCCTATAAATGTGAACAGTGTGGCAAGGGCTTCAGTGGGTTTTCAAGTCTTCAAGCCCATCACAGAGTCCACACTGGGGAAAAACCATACAAATGTGAAGTGTGTGGAAAGGGCTTCAGTCAGAGATCAAACCTCCAGGCTCATCAGAGAgtccacacaggagagaaaccctacAAATGTGATGCATGCGGTAAGGGTTTCCGTTGGAGTTCAGGGCTCCTAATTCATCAAAGAGTCCACAGTGGTGATAAATTCTATACAAGTGAAGAATATAGTAAGGGTTACCCTTCATCAGAGAATCCATACAGAAGCGAAGTTCTGTAATGTGGTATTCCATTTTGTTCTGAAGTCCTCAAACAAGAGCTGAAATTTTCCACTCACTCGAGTTCTCATAGTAGAAAAAGAATTTCTTTCATGAAAATGTAATGTTTCTGCTCAACATCAACATTCACAGTACTCAGGAGACCACACAGCAGAGACTTATCTAATGAGCGGGGTTCCATATGGGATTTCATGGGAACTTGAATATCAGTCACTGCAAGTGACTTTAATCAGCTCTTGTACTATGGTTTAGAAAAGACATGAGTGTGGTCAGGATTTTAACAAAAGTATTGACACAACGATGAGCATGCCTAAATTCACGTCCACTGGAATGTAAGCTTATTAAGAGAAGGGGTTTCATACATTGCTAAGTCTCCAACTCAATGAAGGTGCTCAGTACTTTTTTGCTAAATGACTAAAAGTATGTAAAGGTgtcatgtttgaaatttttattgagctGATTTTCCCcagaagataatttaaaattaatttggagGAGGAATCCTGCAAGTCACCTTAATGTAAGCAAATAAGTAAACATAAACATTATTTGAAATGTAGAACATGGGCAGTGTCTCAATCTTAAATGACATGAATTTGGTTTAACCCCCCTGGGATTGGTCGTCCCCATTTGTCCCTCATCAGCAGGGATGGGCTGACTTTCTTAGCATTTGGCCTCTTTCTCTACAGTGTACTGTCTGGTTAAGTTTagctccgtgtgtgtgtgtatgtgtgtatacctaTGTGCACTTTAAAAGGACAATACAAACTGATAAAACAGTGTTTCTGGTTAACTTGACAGAGATGGAATGCTGCATTTTACATAACTGAATTTTTACTCCTGCGCTGTGTGTTACGACAGTTTTACTATAA encodes:
- the ZNF112 gene encoding zinc finger protein 112 isoform X4; translated protein: MMETQRGGCSGTKSPHNMESIQEVGLSCFSPKEFSTWQSWQQGAGKLTGCQDSMRNFQENISPLQKQGDSPCQVWAGIPIQISEDENYVLTHTGDGSNDIKSQEFPSWRAHHSWRKMYLTESRNYQCQCQQVSMENGFCKPDSISWISHHSDILGVHRTEKNSSCHDCGEDVMKVSLLNHIQTGQKPYPGNEYRKAFSDESSSEVHQQLDLEGKPHTYSPCEKDCSYRSVLHIHQSVCGGDHCVFENLHLQSHQKGHAKEKLFKCEYSESINQCSFHNTYELIPRGETSDRCSMYEKGFSHSLNLSSIVRIYIEEESHESEKNGNVFNENSCLQAHQKIHTEEKRYTDVECEKGFICNSDLNIQHRVHMEEIPYNSEANGFSLGSHFQDLQIVHTREQPCKHYTCGNSFSQSSYLQGHQKIHIGEKPFKACGNGFNWNSKLKDHQRVHTGEKPYKCSACGKGFSHRSVLNVHQRIHTGEKPYKCEECDKGFSRSSYLQAHQRVHTGEKPYKCEACGKGFSRNSYLQGHQRVHTGEKPYKCEACGKGFSRSSHLQGHQRVHTGEKPFKCEECGKGFSWSFNLQIHQRVHTGEKPYKCGECEKGFSKASTLLAHQRVHTGEKPYQCDECGKSFSQRSYLQSHQSVHTGERPYICEVCGKGFSQRAYLQGHQRVHTRVKPYKCEMCGKGFSQSSRLEAHRRVHTGGKPYKCAVCTKGFSESSRLQAHQRVHTEGRPYKCEQCGKGFSGFSSLQAHHRVHTGEKPYKCEVCGKGFSQRSNLQAHQRVHTGEKPYKCDACGKGFRWSSGLLIHQRVHSGDKFYTSEEYSKGYPSSENPYRSEVL
- the ZNF112 gene encoding zinc finger protein 112 isoform X1, which translates into the protein MNYSPAASPVHGVLQVSAFPQEKDKKMMKFQEPVSFKDVAVVFTEEELGLLDSAQRKLYQEVMLENFRNLLLVGNQPFKPELIFQLEREELLMMETQRGGCSGTKSPHNMESIQEVGLSCFSPKEFSTWQSWQQGAGKLTGCQDSMRNFQENISPLQKQGDSPCQVWAGIPIQISEDENYVLTHTGDGSNDIKSQEFPSWRAHHSWRKMYLTESRNYQCQCQQVSMENGFCKPDSISWISHHSDILGVHRTEKNSSCHDCGEDVMKVSLLNHIQTGQKPYPGNEYRKAFSDESSSEVHQQLDLEGKPHTYSPCEKDCSYRSVLHIHQSVCGGDHCVFENLHLQSHQKGHAKEKLFKCEYSESINQCSFHNTYELIPRGETSDRCSMYEKGFSHSLNLSSIVRIYIEEESHESEKNGNVFNENSCLQAHQKIHTEEKRYTDVECEKGFICNSDLNIQHRVHMEEIPYNSEANGFSLGSHFQDLQIVHTREQPCKHYTCGNSFSQSSYLQGHQKIHIGEKPFKACGNGFNWNSKLKDHQRVHTGEKPYKCSACGKGFSHRSVLNVHQRIHTGEKPYKCEECDKGFSRSSYLQAHQRVHTGEKPYKCEACGKGFSRNSYLQGHQRVHTGEKPYKCEACGKGFSRSSHLQGHQRVHTGEKPFKCEECGKGFSWSFNLQIHQRVHTGEKPYKCGECEKGFSKASTLLAHQRVHTGEKPYQCDECGKSFSQRSYLQSHQSVHTGERPYICEVCGKGFSQRAYLQGHQRVHTRVKPYKCEMCGKGFSQSSRLEAHRRVHTGGKPYKCAVCTKGFSESSRLQAHQRVHTEGRPYKCEQCGKGFSGFSSLQAHHRVHTGEKPYKCEVCGKGFSQRSNLQAHQRVHTGEKPYKCDACGKGFRWSSGLLIHQRVHSGDKFYTSEEYSKGYPSSENPYRSEVL
- the ZNF112 gene encoding zinc finger protein 112 isoform X2, whose translation is MNYSPAASPVHGVLQVSAFPQEKDKKMMKFQEPVSFKDVAVVFTEEELGLLDSAQRKLYQEVMLENFRNLLLVGNQPFKPELIFQLEREELLMMETQRGTKSPHNMESIQEVGLSCFSPKEFSTWQSWQQGAGKLTGCQDSMRNFQENISPLQKQGDSPCQVWAGIPIQISEDENYVLTHTGDGSNDIKSQEFPSWRAHHSWRKMYLTESRNYQCQCQQVSMENGFCKPDSISWISHHSDILGVHRTEKNSSCHDCGEDVMKVSLLNHIQTGQKPYPGNEYRKAFSDESSSEVHQQLDLEGKPHTYSPCEKDCSYRSVLHIHQSVCGGDHCVFENLHLQSHQKGHAKEKLFKCEYSESINQCSFHNTYELIPRGETSDRCSMYEKGFSHSLNLSSIVRIYIEEESHESEKNGNVFNENSCLQAHQKIHTEEKRYTDVECEKGFICNSDLNIQHRVHMEEIPYNSEANGFSLGSHFQDLQIVHTREQPCKHYTCGNSFSQSSYLQGHQKIHIGEKPFKACGNGFNWNSKLKDHQRVHTGEKPYKCSACGKGFSHRSVLNVHQRIHTGEKPYKCEECDKGFSRSSYLQAHQRVHTGEKPYKCEACGKGFSRNSYLQGHQRVHTGEKPYKCEACGKGFSRSSHLQGHQRVHTGEKPFKCEECGKGFSWSFNLQIHQRVHTGEKPYKCGECEKGFSKASTLLAHQRVHTGEKPYQCDECGKSFSQRSYLQSHQSVHTGERPYICEVCGKGFSQRAYLQGHQRVHTRVKPYKCEMCGKGFSQSSRLEAHRRVHTGGKPYKCAVCTKGFSESSRLQAHQRVHTEGRPYKCEQCGKGFSGFSSLQAHHRVHTGEKPYKCEVCGKGFSQRSNLQAHQRVHTGEKPYKCDACGKGFRWSSGLLIHQRVHSGDKFYTSEEYSKGYPSSENPYRSEVL
- the ZNF112 gene encoding zinc finger protein 112 isoform X3: MMKFQEPVSFKDVAVVFTEEELGLLDSAQRKLYQEVMLENFRNLLLVGNQPFKPELIFQLEREELLMMETQRGGCSGTKSPHNMESIQEVGLSCFSPKEFSTWQSWQQGAGKLTGCQDSMRNFQENISPLQKQGDSPCQVWAGIPIQISEDENYVLTHTGDGSNDIKSQEFPSWRAHHSWRKMYLTESRNYQCQCQQVSMENGFCKPDSISWISHHSDILGVHRTEKNSSCHDCGEDVMKVSLLNHIQTGQKPYPGNEYRKAFSDESSSEVHQQLDLEGKPHTYSPCEKDCSYRSVLHIHQSVCGGDHCVFENLHLQSHQKGHAKEKLFKCEYSESINQCSFHNTYELIPRGETSDRCSMYEKGFSHSLNLSSIVRIYIEEESHESEKNGNVFNENSCLQAHQKIHTEEKRYTDVECEKGFICNSDLNIQHRVHMEEIPYNSEANGFSLGSHFQDLQIVHTREQPCKHYTCGNSFSQSSYLQGHQKIHIGEKPFKACGNGFNWNSKLKDHQRVHTGEKPYKCSACGKGFSHRSVLNVHQRIHTGEKPYKCEECDKGFSRSSYLQAHQRVHTGEKPYKCEACGKGFSRNSYLQGHQRVHTGEKPYKCEACGKGFSRSSHLQGHQRVHTGEKPFKCEECGKGFSWSFNLQIHQRVHTGEKPYKCGECEKGFSKASTLLAHQRVHTGEKPYQCDECGKSFSQRSYLQSHQSVHTGERPYICEVCGKGFSQRAYLQGHQRVHTRVKPYKCEMCGKGFSQSSRLEAHRRVHTGGKPYKCAVCTKGFSESSRLQAHQRVHTEGRPYKCEQCGKGFSGFSSLQAHHRVHTGEKPYKCEVCGKGFSQRSNLQAHQRVHTGEKPYKCDACGKGFRWSSGLLIHQRVHSGDKFYTSEEYSKGYPSSENPYRSEVL